A region from the Bradyrhizobium erythrophlei genome encodes:
- a CDS encoding GNAT family N-acetyltransferase codes for MTALRKTRITLSSDAAPFAIRAERASDVAAREALLDACFGLNRHLRTCQRLRDGRAPAEGLAFSAVRQDGEKGRLVGTLRLWHVSAGGVPALVLGPLAVDPSCREFGVGAALMRQALAAAEAAGHGTVLLLGDAPYYTRFGFSAQKTGELSLPGPFERDRLLALELREGALHGASGMIAPTGASVEAKPRRARAARPARRAA; via the coding sequence ATGACTGCTTTGCGCAAGACCCGGATCACCCTCTCTTCCGACGCAGCTCCGTTCGCGATCCGTGCGGAGCGTGCCTCGGACGTCGCTGCCCGTGAAGCGCTGCTCGATGCCTGCTTTGGCTTAAATCGCCATCTGCGCACCTGCCAGCGCCTGCGCGACGGACGCGCGCCCGCCGAAGGCCTCGCCTTCTCGGCGGTGCGCCAGGATGGAGAGAAAGGTCGGCTGGTCGGGACGCTGCGGTTGTGGCACGTCAGCGCCGGGGGCGTGCCGGCGTTGGTGCTGGGCCCGCTGGCGGTCGATCCGTCGTGCCGGGAGTTCGGTGTTGGGGCCGCGCTGATGCGTCAGGCGCTGGCGGCCGCCGAAGCGGCCGGCCATGGCACGGTGCTCCTGCTCGGCGACGCGCCCTATTACACCCGCTTCGGCTTCTCCGCGCAGAAGACCGGCGAACTGTCGCTGCCCGGCCCGTTCGAGCGCGACCGCCTGCTCGCTCTCGAACTGCGCGAGGGCGCGCTCCACGGCGCCAGCGGGATGATCGCACCGACCGGCGCATCGGTGGAAGCCAAGCCTCGCCGTGCCAGGGCGGCGCGGCCGGCCCGGCGCGCCGCCTGA
- a CDS encoding WD40 repeat domain-containing protein: MTQFDPGEHSASIASVTDRVRTVEIGAPVTAVHFLGENAAFVGAEENVFLVSAQGEVTPVAAHGGGILCAASDGTRLVTGGDDGKLVSLDSKGEVTLLATDPKRRWIDNVALHPDGAFAWSAGKTAFVRSSKSEDKSFDAPSTVGGLAFAPKGLRLAVAHYNGVSLWFPNMAAKPEILEWAGSHLAVTFSPDNKFLVTAMHEPALHGWRLADNRHMRMTGYPGRVRSMSWSAGGKALATSGADTVILWPFASKDGPMGKEPAMLAPLQARVSAVACNPKQDIFAAGYSDGTVLMVRMEDGAEILVRRNGPAAVAALAWNAKGTQLAFAAEDGDSGLLEF, encoded by the coding sequence ATGACACAGTTCGATCCCGGCGAACATTCCGCCTCCATCGCGTCGGTCACCGACCGGGTGCGCACCGTCGAGATCGGGGCGCCCGTCACCGCGGTGCACTTTCTGGGCGAGAACGCGGCCTTTGTCGGCGCCGAGGAAAACGTTTTCCTCGTGAGCGCGCAAGGCGAGGTGACGCCAGTGGCGGCCCACGGCGGCGGCATCTTGTGCGCGGCTTCCGACGGGACGCGTCTCGTCACCGGCGGCGACGACGGCAAACTGGTTTCGCTCGACAGCAAAGGCGAGGTGACGCTGCTCGCGACTGACCCAAAGCGGCGCTGGATCGACAATGTCGCGCTGCATCCCGATGGCGCGTTCGCGTGGTCGGCGGGGAAGACCGCCTTTGTCCGCAGCAGCAAGAGCGAGGATAAATCGTTCGACGCGCCCTCGACGGTCGGCGGGCTGGCGTTTGCGCCAAAGGGCCTGCGCCTTGCGGTCGCGCATTATAACGGCGTGAGCCTGTGGTTTCCCAACATGGCGGCCAAGCCCGAAATTCTGGAATGGGCGGGCTCGCATCTGGCCGTCACCTTCAGCCCCGACAACAAGTTCCTGGTCACGGCGATGCATGAGCCGGCGCTGCATGGCTGGCGGCTCGCCGACAACCGGCACATGCGCATGACCGGCTATCCCGGCCGGGTCCGCTCGATGTCCTGGAGCGCGGGCGGCAAGGCGCTGGCGACCTCCGGTGCCGACACCGTGATCCTGTGGCCCTTCGCCAGCAAGGACGGCCCGATGGGCAAGGAGCCGGCGATGCTGGCGCCGCTACAGGCGCGCGTCTCCGCGGTCGCCTGCAATCCGAAGCAGGACATCTTCGCCGCCGGCTACAGCGACGGCACCGTCCTGATGGTCCGGATGGAAGACGGTGCGGAAATTCTGGTGCGCCGAAACGGCCCGGCGGCAGTGGCAGCGCTGGCGTGGAACGCCAAGGGCACGCAGCTCGCCTTTGCCGCCGAGGATGGCGATTCCGGCCTGCTGGAGTTTTAG
- a CDS encoding metal ABC transporter permease — protein MIYDALIAPFTEFEFMRRALAAVIALSLGGAPIGVFLMLRRMSLVGDAMAHAILPGAAIGFLLSGLNLFAMTTGGLVAGFTVAILAGMVSRSTGLKEDASLATFYLVSLALGVTIVSIKGTNIDLLHVLFGNILAMDDPTLLVIASNATITLLVLAMIYRPLVIESVDPIFLRTVSRAGAPSHLAFLALVVINLVNGFQALGTLLAVGLMILPAGIARFWSRDITGMICIAVLSAILSGYAGLVLSFETKVPSGPAIILTAAALYVGSVFFGSVGGLFRQMFPGRHLEA, from the coding sequence ATGATTTACGACGCGCTGATCGCGCCCTTCACCGAATTCGAGTTCATGCGCCGGGCGCTTGCGGCGGTGATCGCGCTGTCGCTCGGCGGGGCGCCGATCGGCGTATTCTTGATGCTGCGGCGGATGAGCCTGGTCGGCGACGCCATGGCGCATGCGATCCTGCCGGGAGCGGCGATCGGCTTTTTGCTATCGGGCCTCAATCTGTTTGCGATGACCACGGGCGGGCTGGTCGCGGGGTTTACCGTGGCCATTCTCGCCGGCATGGTCTCCCGCTCGACCGGGCTCAAGGAGGACGCTTCGCTGGCCACCTTCTATCTGGTGTCGCTGGCGCTCGGCGTGACCATCGTTTCGATCAAGGGCACCAATATCGATCTGTTGCACGTGCTGTTCGGCAATATCCTGGCGATGGACGACCCGACCTTGCTGGTGATTGCGTCCAACGCCACCATCACGCTGTTGGTGCTGGCGATGATCTACCGCCCGCTGGTGATCGAGAGCGTCGATCCCATATTCCTGCGTACGGTGAGCCGCGCCGGCGCGCCGTCGCATCTGGCGTTCCTCGCGCTGGTCGTCATCAACCTCGTCAACGGCTTTCAGGCGCTCGGCACGCTGCTGGCGGTCGGGCTGATGATCCTGCCGGCGGGCATCGCGCGGTTCTGGTCGCGCGACATCACCGGCATGATCTGCATCGCGGTTTTAAGCGCGATCCTGTCTGGCTATGCGGGGCTGGTGCTGTCGTTCGAGACCAAAGTGCCGTCGGGCCCGGCGATCATCCTGACGGCGGCGGCGCTCTATGTCGGCTCGGTGTTTTTCGGCAGCGTCGGCGGCCTGTTCCGGCAGATGTTTCCCGGCCGCCACCTCGAAGCGTAG
- a CDS encoding CobW family GTP-binding protein, producing the protein MSDLTSQKIPVTVLTGYLGAGKTTLLNRILSENHGKKYAVIVNEFGEIGIDNDLIIGADEEVFEMNNGCVCCTVRGDLVRILEGLMKRKGKFDAIIVETTGLADPAPVAQTFFVDEDVQKNARLDAVVTVADAKWLSDRLKDAPEAKNQIAFADVIVLNKTDLVSKAELAEVEARIRAINPYAKLHRTERCQVALTDVLERGAFDLDRILELEPEFLEEGSDHDHHHDHHHHDYDHGHGLNHYHDEDMQSLSLRSDKPLDATKFMPWLQNLVASEGQKILRSKGILAFSDDDDRYVFQGVHMMLEGDHQRAWKEGEPRESRLVFIGRELPEQTIRDGFERCITT; encoded by the coding sequence ATGTCCGATTTGACCTCCCAGAAAATTCCCGTGACCGTGCTGACCGGCTATCTCGGCGCCGGCAAGACCACCCTCTTGAACCGGATCCTGTCGGAAAACCACGGCAAGAAATACGCCGTGATCGTCAACGAATTCGGCGAGATCGGCATCGACAATGATTTGATCATCGGCGCCGACGAGGAAGTGTTCGAGATGAACAATGGCTGCGTGTGCTGCACCGTGCGCGGCGATCTGGTGCGCATCCTCGAGGGCCTGATGAAGCGCAAGGGCAAGTTCGACGCCATCATCGTTGAGACCACGGGGCTGGCCGATCCGGCGCCGGTGGCACAGACTTTCTTCGTCGACGAGGACGTGCAGAAGAACGCTCGGCTCGACGCGGTCGTCACCGTGGCCGACGCCAAATGGCTGAGCGACCGGCTCAAGGATGCTCCGGAAGCCAAGAACCAGATCGCCTTTGCCGACGTCATCGTGCTCAACAAAACCGATCTCGTGAGCAAAGCCGAACTGGCCGAGGTCGAGGCCCGGATCCGCGCCATCAACCCCTATGCAAAACTGCATCGCACCGAGCGTTGCCAAGTGGCGCTAACGGACGTGCTGGAGCGCGGCGCGTTCGATCTCGACCGCATCCTCGAGCTAGAGCCGGAGTTTCTCGAGGAGGGCTCCGACCACGATCATCACCACGACCACCATCATCACGATTATGACCACGGTCACGGCCTGAACCACTACCATGACGAGGACATGCAATCGCTGTCGCTGCGGTCGGACAAGCCGCTTGACGCGACCAAATTCATGCCCTGGCTGCAGAACTTGGTCGCCAGCGAAGGCCAAAAGATCCTGCGCTCGAAGGGCATCCTTGCCTTCAGCGACGATGACGACCGCTATGTCTTCCAGGGCGTGCACATGATGCTGGAGGGCGATCACCAGCGGGCCTGGAAGGAGGGTGAGCCGCGCGAGAGCCGTCTCGTCTTCATCGGCCGCGAATTGCCCGAACAGACGATCCGGGACGGCTTCGAGCGCTGCATCACCACGTGA
- a CDS encoding type III PLP-dependent enzyme, which produces MTERIQEFLRNRRNEGQDVEPCLVVDLEVVRDNYQSFAKALPDSRVFYAVKANPAPEVLSLLASVGSCFDCASVVEIQMALAAGASPERVSYGNTIKKERDIARAFALGIRLFSVDCSAEVEKIARAAPGAKVFCRILYDCAGAEWPLSRKFGCDPEMAVEVLDLAKRLGLEPYGISFHVGSQQRKVKAWDRALAMASTVFRDCAERGINLSMVNMGGGFPTKYLKDVPPVVQYGRSIFRALRKHFGNQIPETIIEPGRGMVGNAGIIETEVVLISKKSDEDEVRWVYLDIGKFGGLAETMDESIRYAIRTPHDGADMTPCVLAGPTCDSADVLYEKMPYPLPVTLEIGDKLLIEGTGAYTSTYSSVAFNGFPPLRTYHI; this is translated from the coding sequence ATGACCGAACGTATCCAGGAATTCCTGCGCAACCGCCGTAACGAGGGCCAGGACGTCGAGCCGTGCCTCGTCGTCGACCTCGAAGTCGTGCGCGACAACTATCAGAGCTTCGCCAAGGCGCTGCCGGACAGCCGCGTGTTCTACGCGGTGAAGGCCAATCCGGCGCCGGAAGTGCTGTCGCTGCTGGCCTCGGTGGGCTCGTGCTTCGACTGCGCCTCGGTCGTCGAAATCCAGATGGCGCTGGCCGCCGGTGCGTCGCCGGAGCGGGTCTCCTATGGCAACACGATCAAGAAGGAGCGCGACATTGCGCGCGCCTTCGCGCTCGGCATTCGCCTGTTTTCGGTCGATTGCAGCGCCGAGGTCGAGAAGATCGCCCGTGCCGCCCCCGGCGCCAAGGTGTTCTGCCGCATCCTCTATGACTGCGCCGGCGCCGAATGGCCGCTGTCGCGCAAGTTCGGCTGCGATCCGGAGATGGCGGTCGAGGTGCTCGACCTCGCCAAGCGTCTCGGGCTGGAGCCGTACGGCATCTCGTTCCATGTCGGCTCGCAGCAGCGCAAGGTGAAGGCGTGGGACCGCGCGTTGGCGATGGCCTCCACCGTGTTCCGCGACTGCGCCGAACGCGGCATCAACCTGTCCATGGTCAACATGGGCGGCGGATTCCCGACCAAGTACCTCAAGGACGTGCCGCCGGTCGTGCAGTACGGCCGCTCGATCTTCCGCGCGCTGCGCAAGCATTTCGGCAACCAGATCCCGGAGACCATCATCGAGCCGGGACGCGGCATGGTCGGCAATGCCGGCATCATCGAGACCGAAGTCGTTCTGATCTCCAAGAAGAGCGACGAGGACGAGGTGCGCTGGGTCTATCTCGACATCGGCAAGTTCGGCGGTCTCGCCGAGACGATGGACGAGTCGATCCGCTACGCCATCCGCACCCCCCATGACGGCGCGGACATGACGCCGTGCGTGCTCGCAGGGCCCACCTGCGATTCCGCCGACGTGCTGTACGAGAAGATGCCGTACCCGCTGCCGGTGACGCTCGAGATCGGCGACAAGCTGCTGATCGAGGGCACCGGCGCCTATACGTCGACCTACTCGTCGGTGGCCTTCAACGGTTTCCCGCCGCTGCGGACCTACCACATCTGA
- a CDS encoding acetoacetate decarboxylase: MKIDDVRRNAYSMPLTNPAFPPGPYRFYNREYFVITYRTDPEALAAVVPEPLEIMDSVVKYEFIRMPDSTGFGDYTETGQVIPVRFNGEEGAYTHAMYLDDEGPIAGGRELWGFPKKLARPKIEVESDVLVGTLHYGSVLCASATMGYKHRPADHDAVLKSMKAPNFILKIIPHVDGSPRICELVRFSLEEITLKESWIGPAALGLFPHALCDVAKLPVREVVSALHFKADLTLGLGSVAFDYLKK, translated from the coding sequence ATGAAAATCGACGATGTCAGGCGAAACGCCTATTCGATGCCGTTGACCAATCCGGCGTTTCCGCCGGGACCTTACCGGTTCTACAACCGCGAATATTTCGTCATCACCTATCGCACCGACCCCGAGGCGCTGGCCGCCGTGGTGCCGGAGCCGCTCGAAATCATGGATTCAGTGGTCAAATACGAATTCATTCGGATGCCCGACTCGACCGGCTTCGGCGATTACACCGAAACCGGACAGGTGATCCCGGTGCGCTTCAACGGCGAGGAGGGGGCCTATACGCATGCGATGTATCTCGACGACGAAGGGCCGATCGCCGGCGGCCGCGAGCTCTGGGGATTTCCGAAGAAATTGGCAAGACCGAAGATTGAAGTCGAAAGCGATGTTCTGGTGGGAACGCTGCATTATGGCTCGGTGCTCTGCGCCTCCGCCACGATGGGCTACAAGCACCGCCCGGCCGATCATGACGCCGTGCTCAAAAGCATGAAGGCGCCGAATTTTATCCTGAAGATCATTCCGCATGTCGATGGCAGTCCGCGGATCTGCGAATTGGTGCGTTTTTCGCTCGAAGAGATCACCTTGAAAGAGTCCTGGATCGGCCCCGCCGCGCTCGGCCTGTTCCCGCACGCGCTTTGCGATGTAGCAAAACTGCCGGTGCGCGAGGTGGTCTCGGCCCTGCATTTCAAGGCGGATCTGACCTTGGGGCTGGGATCGGTGGCGTTCGATTATCTGAAGAAATAG
- a CDS encoding RidA family protein: MSRRLISTGSPFEKTAGYSRAVIDGDFAFVAGTTGYDYATMTMPPDVTSQSRNCFKTIEAALKEGGFAMADIVRATYYITDAGDADAHFAVCGEVLGDIRPAATLLVVVGLYKPEMKIEIEVTAKRRTA, from the coding sequence ATGTCACGCCGTCTCATCTCCACCGGCTCCCCCTTTGAGAAGACCGCCGGCTACAGCCGCGCCGTCATCGATGGCGATTTCGCGTTCGTCGCCGGCACCACCGGCTACGACTACGCCACCATGACCATGCCGCCCGATGTCACGAGCCAGTCACGCAACTGCTTCAAGACCATCGAGGCTGCCTTGAAAGAGGGCGGCTTCGCGATGGCCGACATCGTCCGCGCGACCTATTACATCACCGACGCTGGGGATGCCGACGCCCATTTCGCGGTCTGCGGCGAGGTTCTTGGCGACATCCGACCGGCCGCGACGCTGCTGGTGGTCGTGGGCCTCTACAAGCCCGAGATGAAGATCGAAATCGAAGTCACCGCAAAGCGGCGCACTGCCTGA
- a CDS encoding homospermidine synthase codes for MSPPAQIHAKISGPIVMIGFGSIGKGTMPLIERHFAYDKSRFVIIDPHEDGELAKQHGVRFIKQAITKDNYREVLVPLLTAGGGQGFCVNLSVDTSSVDIMSMCREIGALYIDTVVEPWLGFYFDKSIGTDKRSNYALRETLLAAKHRNPGGTTAVSTCGANPGMVSWFVKQALLDIARDTNTPFNEPKSREGWGQLAHKLGVKGIHIAERDTQRAKKPKPINVFVNTWSVEGFVSEGMQPAELGWGTHETWMPDNGRTHHDGCGAAIYLLQAGANTRVRSWCPTPGAQYGFLVTHNESISIADYFTVRDGGNVIYRPTCHYAYHPTNDAVLSVHEMFGAAGKMQPSWRILTEDEIEDGIDELGVLLYGHGKNAYWYGSQLSIEETRQIAPYQNATGMQVSSAVLAGMVWALENPTEGIVEADEMDFRRCLEIQTPYLGPVKGFYTDWTPLTDRPGLFPEDIDTSDPWQFRNVLVR; via the coding sequence ATGAGCCCGCCCGCGCAAATCCATGCGAAAATTTCCGGCCCCATAGTCATGATCGGTTTCGGTTCGATCGGCAAAGGCACCATGCCGCTGATCGAGCGGCACTTTGCCTACGACAAATCCCGCTTCGTCATCATCGACCCGCACGAGGATGGCGAACTGGCAAAACAGCACGGCGTGCGCTTCATCAAGCAGGCCATCACAAAAGACAATTACCGCGAGGTGCTGGTGCCCTTGCTCACCGCCGGCGGCGGCCAGGGCTTTTGCGTCAACCTGTCGGTCGACACTTCCTCAGTCGATATCATGAGCATGTGCCGGGAGATCGGCGCGCTCTATATCGACACCGTCGTGGAACCGTGGCTCGGCTTCTATTTCGACAAGAGTATTGGCACCGACAAGCGCTCGAATTACGCGCTGCGCGAGACGCTGCTGGCGGCCAAGCACAGGAATCCGGGCGGCACCACCGCAGTTTCCACCTGTGGCGCCAATCCCGGCATGGTGTCGTGGTTCGTCAAGCAGGCGCTGCTCGACATCGCCCGCGACACCAACACGCCTTTCAACGAGCCGAAGAGCCGGGAGGGCTGGGGCCAACTCGCCCACAAGCTCGGCGTCAAAGGCATCCATATCGCCGAGCGCGACACCCAGCGCGCCAAGAAGCCGAAACCGATCAACGTGTTCGTCAACACCTGGTCGGTCGAAGGCTTCGTGTCCGAGGGCATGCAGCCGGCCGAACTCGGCTGGGGTACCCATGAGACGTGGATGCCGGACAATGGCCGCACCCACCATGATGGCTGCGGTGCGGCGATCTATCTGCTGCAGGCCGGCGCCAACACCCGGGTGCGTTCCTGGTGCCCGACGCCGGGCGCGCAATACGGCTTTCTCGTCACCCATAACGAGTCGATCTCGATCGCCGATTACTTCACCGTGCGTGACGGCGGCAATGTGATCTACCGCCCGACCTGCCACTATGCCTATCATCCAACCAACGACGCGGTACTGTCGGTGCACGAGATGTTCGGCGCCGCCGGCAAGATGCAGCCGTCCTGGCGAATCCTCACCGAGGACGAGATCGAGGACGGCATCGACGAACTCGGCGTGCTGCTCTATGGCCACGGCAAGAACGCCTACTGGTACGGTTCGCAGCTCTCGATCGAGGAAACCCGCCAGATCGCGCCCTACCAGAACGCCACCGGCATGCAGGTGTCGTCGGCGGTGCTCGCCGGCATGGTGTGGGCGCTGGAAAACCCGACCGAAGGAATCGTCGAGGCCGACGAAATGGATTTCCGCCGCTGCCTGGAAATCCAGACGCCGTATCTCGGGCCGGTAAAGGGTTTCTATACCGACTGGACGCCGCTGACCGATCGCCCGGGACTGTTTCCGGAAGATATCGACACGAGCGATCCCTGGCAGTTCAGGAACGTGCTGGTGCGGTGA
- a CDS encoding metal ABC transporter solute-binding protein, Zn/Mn family — MRRFRLWLICVVIAAAVAPVHGQERVKVVASFSILGDFVKNVGGDRVDVTTLVGPNGDVHVYDPAPSDAKTIAGARLLVINGLGLEGWLPRLLQSSGGKAAIITATRGIAPLKVGSDADPHAWQSVVDAKIYVTNISDALAAADPADAGVFRANARDYLTKLDALDGEVREAVAKIPPSRRKVISTHDAFGYFAAAYGIEFVAPLGVSTESEASARDIAGIITEIKRQKIPAVFLENISDPRLIRRISAETGARVGGTLYSDSLTGEKGDAPTYIELVRHNIKALTATLAD; from the coding sequence ATGCGGCGTTTTCGACTTTGGCTGATCTGTGTGGTGATCGCCGCGGCGGTTGCGCCGGTGCATGGGCAGGAGCGTGTCAAGGTCGTCGCGAGTTTTTCCATCCTTGGTGATTTCGTGAAGAATGTCGGCGGCGATCGCGTCGACGTCACCACCCTGGTGGGTCCCAATGGCGATGTCCATGTCTATGACCCGGCGCCATCGGATGCGAAGACGATTGCGGGTGCAAGGCTTCTGGTGATCAACGGCCTTGGTCTCGAAGGCTGGCTGCCGCGGCTGCTACAATCCTCCGGCGGCAAGGCGGCGATTATCACCGCCACCAGGGGCATCGCGCCGCTCAAGGTCGGCTCCGACGCCGATCCGCACGCCTGGCAGTCGGTTGTCGATGCGAAGATTTATGTGACGAATATCAGCGATGCACTTGCCGCCGCCGACCCCGCCGATGCCGGGGTCTTTCGCGCCAACGCGCGAGATTATCTGACAAAGCTCGACGCGCTCGACGGCGAGGTGCGCGAGGCCGTGGCCAAGATCCCGCCCAGCCGGCGCAAGGTGATCTCGACCCATGACGCCTTCGGCTATTTTGCCGCCGCCTATGGCATCGAGTTCGTCGCGCCGCTCGGCGTTTCCACGGAATCCGAGGCCAGCGCCCGCGATATCGCCGGGATCATCACAGAGATCAAAAGGCAAAAAATTCCAGCTGTGTTTCTTGAAAATATCAGCGATCCCCGGCTGATCCGGCGGATATCGGCCGAGACCGGCGCCAGGGTCGGCGGGACGCTGTATTCCGACAGTTTGACGGGCGAAAAGGGCGATGCCCCCACTTACATTGAACTGGTCAGGCACAATATAAAGGCTCTGACCGCCACGCTGGCCGATTAG